A single region of the Anopheles funestus chromosome X, idAnoFuneDA-416_04, whole genome shotgun sequence genome encodes:
- the LOC125770963 gene encoding katanin p80 WD40 repeat-containing subunit B1: MASVSRKLPSKLYAIQAHSSKVTCLDIGETGRVLVTGGQDRNLKLWTFGDEKCFMTLPGHNSSIDCVKFAYSDDFVYSADDTGVIKRWNLNASDSTSLFGHMKSVRTLDFYPYSDTYLVSGSNDTSIRLWDVREKVCIKRYRGHMSHVNSVKFSPDGSWIASAGAEGSVIIWDIRMSKLFMEFTERQTPATCVKYHPTDLLMAAGRNDGTVDLYDLEKRQLITQTPALHSPGAGGTGQPVRCITFDESGKCLFVGTGAGITVVGWEPDREYDRIDSNWCQLGDMKIAGSKLLFGTYEDASVAIHAVPLGHLRAFYNPQNTQSQSFTHNQTSRKSFSRGSGKVRLSIGGSGGGTGLASDVGQEGEGGSGNGGGMSPNLNIEMIDEEDATYGSAFDFDLPPAKSSLDALGNGGLAVGGGSNAGIPFPAGSGDTVMPSAGPLVNNHYLVREEMQMYNLSSLDYYPLPKGIVPEVEKEDFPVNNAQPPDYAPKSASQQMSGGSGSSFVNGTAGSTSGTGKSTSSGTGGRIANMRSSTSTASDQRRPGSIHGGVGHSRSAGNLVRRLATSKSTLELNKLPADETVTFKKPISRGSSPIRQQSHQPPYHSGTGSSMSKIQRSESSAQITSLRNGTNGGAERSRQHNANVKVQIVTKPVRSKTSLDIRHRTTAGPASGIYGQRAASINPHSGVNAHGDPLADYGSVGNVGALMLDQPTGPTILRYAGHESSSMEYEIQVLRNEHDTTLQALCNRTALLSAIRNYTKSGDVTGALKVAVRMNDQHILVDVLGAILEKTSQWTLDMCVLLLPKVYDLLQSEYKFHCTRACDTLRVILSTFLPVIRENTDPWGACTIGVDVSREERQSKCLECKNWLLRIRCLPENPKMGSNLQQLQNMIVDI; the protein is encoded by the exons ATGGCATCGGTGTCTCGGAAGCTGCCGTCCAAACTAT ATGCTATTCAAGCTCATAGCAGTAAAGTAACATGCCTAGACATTGGAGAAACAGGACGCGTGTTGGTTACTGGTGGTCAAGATCGCAACCTAAAGCTATGGACATTCGGTGACGAGAAGTGTTTTATG ACACTTCCCGGTCACAATTCGTCCATCGATTGTGTGAAATTTGCATATTCCGATGACTTTGTCTACTCGGCGGATGATACGGGCGTAATCAAGCGCTGGAATCTGAATGCATCCGATTCCACGTCACTGTTTGGGCACATGAAGAGTGTCCGGACGCTTGATTTCTATCCGTACAGCGATACATATCTGGTGTCCGGCAGCAATGATACGTCGATTCGGCTGTGGGATGTACGGGAGAAGGTGTGCATTAAGCGTTACCGGGGTCATATGTCGCATGTGAACTCGGTTAAATTTTCTCCCGATGGATCGTGGATTGCTTCTGCCGGTGCTGAAG GAAGCGTTATTATATGGGATATCAGAATGAGCAAACTTTTTATGGAGTTTACCGAAAGACAGACACCGGCAACATGCGTAAAGTATCATCCCACCGATCTGTTAATGGCGGCCGGTCGTAACGACGGTACGGTGGATCTGTACGATCTCGAAAAACGACAGTTGATTACACAAACGCCTGCACTGCACAGTCCGGGCGCTGGCGGCACTGGTCAACCCGTGCGTTGTATCACGTTCGATGAGAGCGGGAAGTGTTTGTTCGTCGGTACCGGGGCTGGCATTACCGTTGTAGGATGGGAACCGGACCGGGAGTACGATCGAATCGATTCCAACTGGTGTCAGCTGGGCGATATGAAGATTGCCGGTTCAAAGTTGCTGTTCGGCACGTACGAGGACGCGTCGGTTGCGATCCATGCCGTACCGTTAGGGCATCTGCGTGCGTTCTACAATCCGCAAAATACACAATCACAATCATTCACCCACAATCAAACGTCGCGGAAAAGCTTCAGCAGGGGAAGCGGCAAGGTGCGGTTGTCTATTGGTGGCAGTGGGGGTGGTACTGGACTGGCGTCGGATGTGGGCCAGGAAGGAGAGGGTGGCAGTGGTAATGGGGGAGGTATGTCACCAAATTTGAACATCGAAATGATTGACGAAGAGGACGCTACGTATGGTAGTGCGTTTGATTTCGATCTACCGCCGGCCAAAAGTTCGCTGGATGCTCTCGGGAATGGAGGGTTGGCGGTAGGTGGTGGTTCGAATGCAGGAATACCATTCCCGGCCGGTTCGGGTGATACGGTAATGCCATCGGCTGGTCCGCTCGTTAACAATCACTATCTGGTGCGGGAAGAGATGCAGATGTACAACTTGAGTAGCCTCGATTACTATCCACTGCCGAAGGGTATCGTGCCAGAGGTCGAAAAGGAAGACTTCCCCGTGAACAATGCTCAACCGCCGGACTACGCACCGAAGAGTGCCAGTCAACAGATGTCTGGTGGTTCCGGTTCCTCTTTTGTGAACGGTACTGCCGGTAGCACATCCGGTACGGGAAAGAGCACCAGTTCCGGAACGGGTGGACGAATAGCGAATATGCGATCATCGACCAGTACAGCGTCGGATCAACGACGGCCCGGTAGCATTCACGGAGGTGTCGGCCATAGCCGATCCGCCGGTAACCTTGTACGACGTCTTGCCACCTCAAAAAGTACACTTGAACTAAACAAGCTGCCTGCAGACGAAACGGTCACGTTTAAGAAACCGATCAGCCGCGGCAGCTCACCTATCCGCCAGCAGAGCCATCAACCCCCCTACCACAGTGGCACGGGATCGAGCATGAGCAAAATTCAGCGTAGCGAAAGTAGTGCCCAAATCACGAGCCTGCGTAACGGTACGAACGGTGGCGCTGAACGTTCGCGACAGCATAACGCAAACGTAAAGGTACAAATTGTCACCAAACCGGTGCGCTCGAAAACGTCACTGGACATACGCCATCGCACGACGGCTGGACCGGCCAGTGGCATTTACGGGCAGCGTGCAGCCAGCATTAATCCACACTCGGGTGTGAATGCACACGGCGACCCGTTGGCAGATTACGGTAGCGTTGGCAATGTGGGCGCGCTGATGCTAGATCAACCGACCGGTCCCACCATCCTTCGGTACGCTGGGCACGAAAGTTCAAGCATGGAATACGAAATACAGGTGTTACGGAACGAGCACGACACGACGTTACAGGCACTGTGCAATCGTACCGCACTGCTATCTGCCATCCGGAACTACACCAAATCGGGCGATGTAACGGGTGCGTTAAAGGTGGCAGTACGTATGAACGATCAGCACATACTCGTCGACGTGCTGGGCGCAATACTGGAGAAAAC CTCCCAATGGACACTCGATATGTGTGTGCTGTTACTGCCAAAGGTGTACGATCTGCTACAAAGCGAGTATAAATT CCATTGTACCCGAGCTTGCGATACGCTGCGTGTCATACTGTCCACATTTCTGCCCGTGATTCGTGAAAACACCGATCCGTGGGGCGCATGTACGATCGGTGTGGACGTTAGCCGGGAGGAGCGCCAGAGCAAGTGTCTCGAGTGTAAGAACTGGCTGCTGCGAATACGATGTTTGCCCGAGAACCCGAAAATGGGCAGCAACTTGCAGCAGTTGCAGAACATGATAGTGGACATCTGA
- the LOC125775078 gene encoding serine--tRNA ligase, mitochondrial translates to MFVAKCVVTATMRHSIVRLIARRMSQQRFNLQQPCFDTEYLLNPSNRPNIEANIQHRKGIGDIRLVQSIHEQLSAGTALTESERTRLKAQLEVELGKIPNRTHPQVLEYGNEPKILKRFNEHHKRTDRKYFQFNDICKKMNLYRMENLGNFTGHRSYYLTDELAELEHALINYAVEGLRRRGFQLITVPDLLPGRIIESCGMSVHGERNQVYKLNGDESESMCLSGTSEMALAGYFAGRVIPAEKLPFKLMAVSRCYRAETSALQEEKGIYRVHQFTKVEMFAVCQQDQSATMLEEFRDIEVSLFDQLGLHFLLLDMPPCELGAPAHRKYDIEAWMPGRGMYGEISSCSDCTDYQARRLGIRVANNHTGVETFAHTVNGTACAIPRMLIALLENFQNEDYTVTVPVALRKFMNGKEFIRRRKVLPELKLTKRLIQEETF, encoded by the coding sequence ATGTTCGTTGCAAAGTGCGTGGTGACTGCCACAATGAGGCACAGTATTGTACGGCTGATTGCCCGCCGTATGTCCCAGCAACGATTTAATCTTCAGCAGCCTTGCTTTGACACGGAATATTTGTTAAACCCAAGCAATAGACCAAACATTGAAGCGAACATACAGCACAGGAAGGGAATTGGCGATATACGGCTTGTGCAGAGCATCCATGAGCAACTTTCTGCGGGAACAGCACTGACGGAAAGCGAACGGACCAGACTGAAAGCGCAGCTAGAAGTGGAATTGGGGAAAATTCCTAACCGCACTCATCCGCAAGTGCTCGAATATGGTAACGAACCAAAAATCCTGAAGCGGTTCAATGAGCACCATAAACGTACCGATCGCAAGTACTTTCAGTTCAACGATATCTGCAAGAAGATGAATTTATACCGGATGGAGAATTTGGGCAATTTTACTGGGCATCGTTCGTACTATTTGACTGATGAGTTAGCGGAACTTGAACATGCCCTGATCAATTATGCCGTAGAGGGTTTACGCCGGCGAGGCTTCCAGCTTATAACCGTTCCAGATTTACTGCCAGGGCGCATTATTGAGAGCTGCGGGATGAGCGTTCATGGTGAACGTAATCAGGTTTACAAGTTGAACGGCGATGAAAGTGAATCGATGTGTCTTTCGGGCACGTCTGAAATGGCATTGGCTGGTTACTTTGCTGGGCGTGTAATACCAGCAGAAAAGCTACCGTTTAAGCTAATGGCTGTGAGCAGGTGTTACCGGGCGGAAACATCTGCACTGCAGGAGGAAAAAGGCATCTATCGGGTGCATCAATTTACAAAGGTAGAAATGTTTGCCGTATGCCAGCAGGATCAATCCGCCACCATGCTAGAAGAGTTTCGTGATATCGAAGTAAGCCTGTTTGACCAGCTTGGATTACACTTTCTTTTGCTCGACATGCCACCGTGCGAACTAGGTGCACCAGCCCACCGAAAGTATGACATCGAAGCGTGGATGCCCGGACGCGGCATGTACGGTGAAATATCGAGTTGCAGCGACTGCACAGACTATCAAGCTCGCCGGCTCGGTATTCGCGTGGCAAACAATCACACTGGCGTGGAAACGTTTGCCCACACAGTAAACGGTACCGCCTGTGCTATCCCGAGAATGTTGATTGCACTGCTGGAAAACTTTCAGAACGAAGACTACACGGTAACGGTCCCGGTAGCGTTACGCAAGTTTATGAACGGGAAGGAATTTATCCGTAGACGAAAAGTGTTACCAGAGCTAAAGTTAACGAAACGATTAATTCAGGAGGAAACgttttga
- the LOC125761035 gene encoding uncharacterized protein LOC125761035 isoform X2: protein MSYIGNTSDVEQEKNLSEYRRQRSSSNLMPTGTKQSVGSPKMSDVLWNDKRAASRAVNASDDDDSEVSDSENFLAKGAFLLTPSHELSMDRAALICEKMNFKGCFSLTKTATGILFKFSNPEDYQAVFKKGFHKVTGARFYKKIAIPCRPQKTFMLYVFDVPEDLPEEDIRHSLYRFNSVVEVVRLVVQYQKPAIQPDPGQMHATAAGAPQTKPQVPKLPTTKPIDEQDVALQKESPPPPIRITLASLDEYNHLLQNGLDFYGATFFPTEAQLPPHAAKIATKRGTRMIDGSIPGRVRELLPVFDAAGFSKIPPPASKTIKPRP, encoded by the exons atgtcctaCATTGGCAACACCTCCGATGTGGAGCAGGAGAAAAACCTGTCCGAATATCGACGACAGCGCAGTTCCAGCAATCTGATGCCGACCGGTACAAAGCAATCGGTCGGCAGTCCGAAAATGTCCGACGTGCTGTGGAACGATAAGCGTGCCGCGAGCCGTGCTGTGAATGCGAGCGATGACGACGACTCGGAAGTGTCAGACAGCGAGAACTTTCTCGCCAAGGGTGCCTTTCTGCTGACGCCCTCGCACGAACTGTCGATGGACCGGGCCGCGCTCATATGCGAAAAGATGAACTTCAAGGGTTGCTTCAGCCTGACGAAGACGGCCACCGGCATATTGTTTAAGTTTTCCAACCCGGAAGACTATCAGGCGGTGTTCAAAAAGGGCTTCCATAAGGTGACCGGTGCACGGTTCTACAAAAAGATTGCGATCCCGTGCCGGCCGCAAAAGACATTCATGCTGTACGTATTTGACGTACCGGAGGACCTGCCGGAGGAAGACATCCGGCACTCGCTGTATCGTTTCAACTCGGTGGTCGAGGTCGTCCGGCTGGTCGTGCAGTATCAGAAACCCGCGATCCAGCCGGATCCCGGTCAGATGCACGCGACCG CCGCCGGTGCGCCCCAAACGAAACCCCAGGTACCAAAGCTGCCGACTACCAAACCGATCGACGAGCAGGACGTGGCCCTGCAGAAAGAATCGCCACCGCCACCGATACGTATCACGCTCGCCTCGCTCGATGAGTACAATCACCTACTGCAGAACGGGTTGGACTTCTATGGGGCTACTTTTTTCCCTACCGAGGCCCAACTACCACCACACGCGGCCAAAATTGCTACTAAACGGGGAAC ACGCATGATTGACGGAAGCATTCCTGGGCGTGTGCGGGAGCTGCTCCCAGTGTTTGATGCAGCGGGATTTAGCAAAATTCCGCCGCCGGCATCGAAAACAATTAAACCGCGCCCATAA
- the LOC125761035 gene encoding uncharacterized protein LOC125761035 isoform X1: MSYIGNTSDVEQEKNLSEYRRQRSSSNLMPTGTKQSVGSPKMSDVLWNDKRAASRAVNASDDDDSEVSDSENFLAKGAFLLTPSHELSMDRAALICEKMNFKGCFSLTKTATGILFKFSNPEDYQAVFKKGFHKVTGARFYKKIAIPCRPQKTFMLYVFDVPEDLPEEDIRHSLYRFNSVVEVVRLVVQYQKPAIQPDPGQMHATAAAGAPQTKPQVPKLPTTKPIDEQDVALQKESPPPPIRITLASLDEYNHLLQNGLDFYGATFFPTEAQLPPHAAKIATKRGTRMIDGSIPGRVRELLPVFDAAGFSKIPPPASKTIKPRP, encoded by the exons atgtcctaCATTGGCAACACCTCCGATGTGGAGCAGGAGAAAAACCTGTCCGAATATCGACGACAGCGCAGTTCCAGCAATCTGATGCCGACCGGTACAAAGCAATCGGTCGGCAGTCCGAAAATGTCCGACGTGCTGTGGAACGATAAGCGTGCCGCGAGCCGTGCTGTGAATGCGAGCGATGACGACGACTCGGAAGTGTCAGACAGCGAGAACTTTCTCGCCAAGGGTGCCTTTCTGCTGACGCCCTCGCACGAACTGTCGATGGACCGGGCCGCGCTCATATGCGAAAAGATGAACTTCAAGGGTTGCTTCAGCCTGACGAAGACGGCCACCGGCATATTGTTTAAGTTTTCCAACCCGGAAGACTATCAGGCGGTGTTCAAAAAGGGCTTCCATAAGGTGACCGGTGCACGGTTCTACAAAAAGATTGCGATCCCGTGCCGGCCGCAAAAGACATTCATGCTGTACGTATTTGACGTACCGGAGGACCTGCCGGAGGAAGACATCCGGCACTCGCTGTATCGTTTCAACTCGGTGGTCGAGGTCGTCCGGCTGGTCGTGCAGTATCAGAAACCCGCGATCCAGCCGGATCCCGGTCAGATGCACGCGACCG CAGCCGCCGGTGCGCCCCAAACGAAACCCCAGGTACCAAAGCTGCCGACTACCAAACCGATCGACGAGCAGGACGTGGCCCTGCAGAAAGAATCGCCACCGCCACCGATACGTATCACGCTCGCCTCGCTCGATGAGTACAATCACCTACTGCAGAACGGGTTGGACTTCTATGGGGCTACTTTTTTCCCTACCGAGGCCCAACTACCACCACACGCGGCCAAAATTGCTACTAAACGGGGAAC ACGCATGATTGACGGAAGCATTCCTGGGCGTGTGCGGGAGCTGCTCCCAGTGTTTGATGCAGCGGGATTTAGCAAAATTCCGCCGCCGGCATCGAAAACAATTAAACCGCGCCCATAA
- the LOC125769716 gene encoding 3'-5' RNA helicase YTHDC2-like — protein MASKSKISVKIEEDIRISIHRQIDLFLQDENQIEYDFPSDLTNQHRAYIHEYVRNKQLKSRSHGKGDNRYLTICKTSLPDVTHDDAVLNVTPESSVLLNKIEKSYSTLRKPYKRTGKGTSVQLHSINVTSVSPSIPPLPAGSAEIHAVRQRLPIAQFHDVILKGVQHNQVIIISGNTGSGKTTQVPQYILEEAAQTNQPCRIICTQPRRISAVTVSERVCYERNEPLGDTVGYQIRLESRVKPTTNALFCTNGVLLRCLMGKGCSNFLKNVTHIIIDEVHERDQYSDFLLIALKDNLAKNAHLKIILMSATIESDTFSTYFNNCPVIEIPGRLFPINIVYLEDILFNIETCNHSVRDIRTRISKNADGQLAEGFKPITVNIDDETLLLMNDILEVCWIENNPNDFANFFVLIEEENIPIDFQHTETQMTALMIAAAKDYTEIVLKLLDMGADPNIKEKHNYNAYDWACFVNGNGKCSTLLKQAMVKTDLPTSRIVTVAPNNAKQLLDAYHTSVGDDRIDHNLIFDIIMYICHQKPEGGILVFLPGYDDIQEQYGLISSKAPNLHSIKVLMLHSKMQTTDQHSVFKPVPLEVRKIILSTNIAETSITMDDVVYVIDSGKVKQKYYDSLTSTSSLAATWISQACATQRAGRAGRTRPGTCFRLYSRTRHCAMDQYTLPEILRVPLTEICLQTALIMKDASIQEFLNKAITPPAAQSIKQSIKYLQKVGALDDDESVTDLGYTLAELPVDARLGKMLLYGILMKCYEPVLLIVCILSVNDLFVIPPFSGDKERAKKMRRDLSDNSFSDCYSLIRAYQRWLGTRSVLKRKELCNRLFLNYGKLTMVHDLRNKLHGHLCTIGVVKSYGAGNVHSLNEYASNWSLVKGILLVGLYPNVCYLEKYSKTLKTRFEKKIFIHPSSVVGAKMTKKPKEKNNTLSLPSEWMTFEEKCKSGRGSMIRCNTVVSPITIAIFAGPLALDEAECIVRYEGEEDQEQCRIAIDDWINLTTTEHVAKSVLHVRQALNELFLRFIENPKAHQSNLEELKMLDYLGRILAAEDESIEVANQLPDFAKPANKQREPSCGYQRRR, from the exons ATGGCATCTAAAAGCAAAATTAGTGTAAAAATCGAAGAAGATATCCGAATATCAATCCACAGACAGATAGATCTGTTTCTGCAAGACGAAAATCAGATTGAATACGATTTTCCATCCGATCTTACCAATCAACATCGTGCGTACATTCACGAATATGTAAGAAATAAGCAATTGAAATCGAGATCGCACGGGAAAG GAGACAACAGGTACTTAACGATATGCAAAACAAGCTTGCCGGATGTTACGCATGATGATGCTGTGCTAAATGTAACACCCGAATCATCGGTATTGttaaacaaaatcgaaaagaGCTACAGTACGCTTCGTAAGCCTTATAAGCGTACGGGTAAAGGAACATCCGTACAATTACATTCCATCAATGTTACTTCGGTTTCGCCTTCAATACCACCACTGCCGGCTGGTTCTGCGGAGATACATGCCGTCCGTCAGCGTTTGCCAATAGCACAATTCCACGACGTGATACTAAAGGGTGTACAACACAATCAAGTCATTATCATATCCGGCAATACTGGATCTGGCAAGACAACACAAGTTCCTCAGTACATTTTGGAAGAAGCGGCACAAACCAATCAACCTTGTCGCATCATTTGCACGCAACCGAGACGCATTAGTGCGGTGACGGTTTCGGAACGCGTCTGCTACGAAAGAAACGAACCATTAGGCGATACGGTCGGTTATCAAATCCGTTTGGAAAGTCGCGTAAAACCCACCACTAACGCTTTGTTCTGTACGAACGGTGTGCTGCTCCGCTGTCTGATGGGTAAAGGTTGTTCAAACTTTCTGAAAAACGTTACACATATTATCATTGACGAAGTGCACGAACGCGATCAATATTCCGACTTTCTGCTGATAGCGTTGAAGGATAATTTGGCTAAAAATGCACACCTGAAGATCATACTAATGTCTGCTACCATAGAATCAGACACATTTTCGACTTATTTTAACAACTGTCCAGTGATCGAGATACCTGGCCGATTGTTTCCGATCAACATTGTTTACTTGGAagatattttgtttaacattgAAACGTGCAACCACAGCGTGCGCGATATACGGACAAGGATCAGCAAAAACGCTGACGGTCAATTGGCAGAAGGATTTAAACCGATAACGGTGAATATAGACGATGAAACATTACTGCTAATGAACGACATTCTGGAGGTTTGTTGGATAGAAAACAATCCCAATGATTTCGCTAACTTTTTCGTCCTGATCGAAGAGGAAAACATCCCAATTGATTTTCAGCATACCGAAACACAGATGACGGCGCTGATGATTGCTGCTGCTAAAG ATTACACTGAGATCGTGCTAAAGCTGCTAGATATGGGAGCGGATCCAAACATAAAGGAAAAGCACAACTACAATGCATACGATTGGGCTTGCTTTGTAAATGGAAATGGTAAATGTTCGACGCTGCTGAAACAGGCAATGGTCAAAACCGATTTACCAACCTCGCGTATCGTGACGGTAGCACCGAACAATGCCAAACAATTGCTGGACGCATATCATACTTCTGTGGGAGACGATAGGATCGATCATAATTTAATCTTCGACATTATTATGTACATCTGCCATCAAAAACCAGAAGGTGGCATACTGGTATTTTTGCCCGGGTACGACGACATACAGGAACAGTATGGGTTGATCAGTAGCAAAGCGCCGAATTTGCACAGCATAAAAGTGTTAATGCTGCACAGCAAGATGCAAACAACCGATCAGCATTCCGTGTTCAAGCCGGTGCCTTTGGAAGTGCGCAAAATAATACTTTCGACAAACATTGCGGAAACATCCATAACGATGGACGATGTGGTGTATGTAATTGATAGTGGTAAAGTGAAGCAGAAATATTACGATTCGCTTACATCGACCAGTTCGTTGGCTGCAACGTGGATATCGCAGGCTTGTGCGACACAACGTGCTGGACGGGCCGGGCGTACAAGACCGGGGACCTGTTTCCGATTGTACAGCAGAACGCGCCATTGTGCGATGGATCAGTACACGTTGCCGGAGATATTGCGCGTACCGCTTACGGAAATATGTTTGCAAACTGCGTTGATCATGAAAGATGCATCGATACAGGAGTTTCTGAACAAAGCAATAACGCCACCGGCGGCACAGAGTATCAAGCAGAGCATAAAATATCTGCAGAAAGTAGGAGCATTGGATGATGACGAAAGCGTCACGGATCTCGGTTACACGCTAGCGGAACTGCCCGTGGACGCAAGGTTGGGAAAAATGCTGCTGTACGGAATATTGATGAAATGTTACGAGCCTGTACTGCTGATTGTTTGCATCCTGAGCGTGAACGATCTGTTCGTCATACCGCCATTTTCAGGTGACAAAGAAAGGGCGAAAAAAATGCGCCGTGATTTGTCCGATAATTCGTTTAGCGATTGCTATTCGCTAATTCGTGCCTATCAACGTTGGTTGGGTACCCGGTCGGTTCTGAAGCGTAAAGAGCTGTGCAacagattatttttaaactatggCAAGCTTACGATGGTGCATGATTTACGCAACAAACTGCACGGACATTTATGTACGATCGGTGTCGTTAAATCGTACGGAGCGGGGAATGTACACAGTTTGAACGAATATGCCTCCAACTGGAGCTTGGTAAAAGGCATACTGCTGGTAGGCCTTTATCCGAATGTGTGCTATTTGGAGAAGTATTCCAAAACCTTGAAGACACGATTCGAAAAGAAGATTTTTATTCATCCCTCGTCAGTAGTGGGTGCAAAGATGACAAAAAAGCCCAAGGAAAAGAACAACACGCTTTCGCTACCAAGCGAATGGATGACGTTTGAGGAGAAATGTAAATCTGGTAGAGGATCCATGATCCGATGCAATACAGTTGTATCACCAATAACGATAGCAATTTTTGCCGGACCATTAGCGTTAGACGAGGCAGAGTGCATAGTTAGGTATGAGGGTGAGGAGGATCAGGAGCAGTGCCGAATAGCAATAGACGATTGGATAAACTTGACCACAACGGAACATGTTGCCAAGTCGGTACTGCACGTACGGCAGGCGTTAAATGAGTTGTTTTTACGATTCATTGAAAATCCCAAAGCGCATCAATCGAACCTGGAGGAGCTCAAGATGTTAGACTATTTGGGCCGAATACTTGCTGCGGAGGATGAATCGATTGAAGTGGCAAACCAGTTACCAGATTTTGCTAAGCCCGCCAATAAGCAAAGGGAACCATCATGCGGATATCaaagaagaagataa
- the LOC125760582 gene encoding sin3 histone deacetylase corepressor complex component SDS3-like, giving the protein MAANRNISSFVEIDGRQNVGMDLDSENDINNGEDTDDASETEHLSGPNHHPSVDQRMEIREQMYQEKRANLFGQLELCKQRLHPEYLKIVERLQTELNDRLLLNEVERDYLLACAERECILEKGAAEKEYEEKKAELIENLIADLEDQKKTIEQEFTTMELTGDSIDVKPKVTRKLRRRPNEPLPVPEKRRKPTTNQLTFLLDDKEIDHDLKLISRSKPISASRASQLTTNDAASGSNTGSSTGNAHNRSGGNLNSVSNAADQNGSSSEVYGSGSTSAGQVTSAQSNQQPLADTRIEDGKLWYERRWFHRGQPVHVEGRDISRFSANISAIGIEAICVKKTSDAQKVRICLSHLRRGKVSIKRRAN; this is encoded by the exons ATGGCAGCGAATCGCAATATTTCATCGTTTGTAGAAATCGACGGCCGTCAGAATGTAGGAATGGATCTCGACTCGGAAAACGATATCAACAATGGCGAAG ACACGGACGATGCAAGCGAAACTGAGCATTTGTCTGGACCAAATCATCATCCCAGCGTTGATCAGCGGATGGAAATTCGGGAACAAATGTATCAGGAAAAGCGTGCGAATCTGTTCGGACAGTTGGAGCTGTGTAAGCAGCGATTACATCCAGAATATTTAAAGATTGTGGAACGACTTCAAACGGAATTGAACGATCGGTTACTGCTGAATGAGGTGGAACGTGACTATTTGTTAGCTTGCGCGGAACGCGAATGTATCCTAGAGAAGGGAGCCGCCGAAAAGGAGTACGAGGAAAAGAAGGCCGAATTGATAGAAAACTTGATCGCGGATCTGGAGGATCAAAAGAAGACGATCGAACAGGAGTTCACCACCATGGAACTGACCGGAGATTCGATCGACGTGAAGCCAAAGGTTACCCGTAAACTACGCCGTCGTCCGAATGAACCTTTGCCCGTGCCAGAGAAACGCCGGAAGCCGACTACAAATCAGCTTACGTTTTTACTTGACGACAAGGAGATTGATCACGATTTGAAGCTTATCTCTCGGAGCAAACCAATCTCGGCTAGCCGTGCATCTCAGCTGACGACAAACGACGCGGCTAGTGGAAGCAATACAGGTAGTTCGACGGGCAACGCTCACAATCGGAGTGGAGGTAACCTCAATTCCGTTTCGAACGCAGCCGACCAGAATGGTTCTTCCTCGGAAGTGTACGGAAGCGGAAGTACTTCTGCC GGTCAAGTAACCAGCGCCCAGTCAAACCAACAACCATTGGCGGATACGCGAATCGAGGATGGCAAGTTATGGTACGAGCGGCGTTGGTTTCATCGCGGTCAACCAGTACACGTAGAAGGTCGAGATATTTCGCGCTTTTCGGCCAACATTTCCGCAATCGGCATCGAAGCAATCTGCGTAAAAAAGACATCCGATGCACAGAAGGTACGGATTTGTTTGTCTCATTTGCGCCGCGGCAAAGTCTCAATCAAACGGCGCGCAAACTAG